One window of the Tubulanus polymorphus chromosome 11, tnTubPoly1.2, whole genome shotgun sequence genome contains the following:
- the LOC141912966 gene encoding KRAB-A domain-containing protein 2-like produces MDKEYLDVVEQFLENPMHPDVKNYFPNSQSLAKFRHQVKTKGFTLKEEENGDKNVVAPCKSDVSRKLRVIPLEDFDQIILSCHEAIGHGGENATFKKVQENYFGVIRIHVRNTLKKCKVCTLKSSQTGRAPVIPIISQNVFERIQVDLIDMQRQETEGYRFILHAIDHASKFHFLWPLKGKFATDVKDALRILFSFTGLPKILQCDNGGEFSDRELGDLLSEWPSSCKIVHGRPRHPQSQGLVERGHRIVADKIASFKASFTGKGEFPWHHYLPRIMYMINTTYSTRIKCTPYECVYGQKPPNIALQSNEHNDEEEGNAEVCTNTH; encoded by the exons ATGGATAAAGAATATCTGGATGTTGTCGAACAGTTTCTTGAAAACCCAATGCATCCAGATGTTAAGAATTATTTTCCCAACAGCCAAAGCTTAGCCAAATTCCGACATCAG GTCAAAACCAAAGGTTTTACTTTAAAAGAGGAGGAAAACGGTGATAAGAATGTAGTTGCACCATGCAAAAGTGAT GTTTCAAGGAAACTCAGAGTTATCCCTTTGGAAGATTTTGATCAAATCATATTATCCTGTCACGAGGCTATTGGGCATGGTGGAGAGAATGCTACATTTAAAAAG GTTCAAGAAAACTACTTCGGTGTCATTCGAATTCATGTAAGGAATACCTTGAAAAAATGCAAAGTGTGCACACTGAAATCATCGCAAACTGGCAGAGCCCCAGTCATTCCGATCATTAGCCAAAATGTATTCGAAAGAATTCAG GTTGACTTGATTGATATGCAACGTCAAGAAACAGAAGGTTATCGCTTCATATTGCATGCTATTGACCATGCctccaaatttcattttctgtggCCCTTGAAGGGAAAATTTGCGACTGATGTGAAAGATGCTCTCAGGATCCTATTCAGTTTTACTGGGCTACCCAAAATTCTTCAATGTGATAATGGAGGTGAATTTTCTGACCGGGAACTGGGTGATCTTCTGTCTGAATGGCCCTCCAGCTGTAAAATTGTCCATGGTAGACCTCGTCATCCCCAGAGCCAGGGCTTAGTAGAACGGGGTCATCGTATCGTGGCTGATAAAATTGCCTCATTCAAAGCGTCTTTCACTGGAAAAGGAGAATTTCCATGGCATCATTATTTACCACGAATTATGT ATATGATCAACACTACGTATTCCACACGAATAAAATGTACCCCCTATGAATGTGTGTATGGGCAAAAACCCCCAAATATTGCACTTCAG TCAAATGAACATAATGACGAAGAGGAGGGCAATGCAGAAGTATGTACTAATACTCACTAA